One genomic region from Leptospirales bacterium encodes:
- a CDS encoding 2-isopropylmalate synthase, with the protein MSERIYIFDTTLRDGEQSAGVAFTPDEKLEIALQLQRLGVDVIEAGFPCTSPGDLAAVQQIARVIKDCTICALARAIPRDVQTAWEGVKEAVDPRIHVFINSSAIQMAHQLQKDKEEVLEQAAAMVKLAASFTPNVEFSAMDATRSDRDFIYQMVERCIAAGATVINLPDSVGYAIPEELGDLFRSVREKVPNIDKAVLSFHGQNDLGLCTANSLSAIQNGARQIEATINGIGERAGNTSLEEVVMAIATRKDFLNFHTNIRTRELYRASKMVETYSGMPVQWNKAIVGKNAFRHSSGIHQDGILKLRETWEIMDPTEIGIPQGTQLVLGKLSGRHAFKVHMKELGYDLGEDELNRAFAAFKDLADKKMALDDRDLQAIVNDSLREGDSPAWQLDQVQVSAGDRAIPTATLRMSDPEGQLRSDASIGTGPVDAIYRAVNRITGLQPKLTEFSVRSVTEGIDAQGEVTIRIEQEGRSFTGHASDTDILVASARAYINALNRMLALKIAGAAAAR; encoded by the coding sequence ATGAGCGAACGAATCTATATTTTTGACACCACGTTGCGCGACGGCGAGCAATCGGCCGGCGTCGCCTTCACGCCGGATGAAAAGCTGGAGATCGCGCTGCAGTTGCAGCGACTGGGCGTCGACGTCATCGAGGCCGGCTTCCCCTGCACCAGTCCCGGCGACCTGGCGGCAGTGCAGCAGATTGCGCGCGTCATCAAAGATTGTACGATCTGCGCCCTGGCGCGCGCCATACCGCGCGACGTCCAGACCGCCTGGGAGGGCGTCAAGGAAGCCGTCGATCCGCGCATCCATGTGTTCATCAACTCCAGCGCCATCCAGATGGCGCATCAGTTGCAAAAGGACAAGGAAGAGGTGCTGGAGCAGGCCGCCGCGATGGTCAAGCTGGCCGCCAGCTTTACGCCGAACGTCGAATTTTCGGCAATGGACGCCACGCGTTCCGATCGCGATTTCATCTACCAGATGGTGGAACGTTGTATCGCCGCCGGCGCCACCGTCATCAACCTGCCGGACTCCGTGGGCTATGCAATCCCCGAGGAACTGGGCGACCTGTTTCGCTCGGTGCGCGAAAAGGTGCCGAACATCGACAAGGCCGTGCTTTCCTTTCATGGCCAGAACGACCTGGGATTGTGCACGGCCAATTCGCTCTCCGCCATTCAGAACGGCGCGCGGCAGATCGAGGCCACAATCAACGGCATTGGCGAACGCGCCGGCAACACCTCGCTGGAAGAGGTGGTGATGGCTATTGCCACTCGTAAGGATTTCTTGAATTTCCATACGAACATACGAACCCGCGAACTCTATCGCGCCTCGAAAATGGTGGAGACCTACTCCGGCATGCCCGTGCAGTGGAACAAGGCCATTGTCGGCAAGAACGCCTTCCGCCACAGCTCCGGCATCCACCAGGACGGCATCCTCAAGCTGCGCGAAACCTGGGAGATCATGGACCCCACGGAGATTGGCATTCCGCAGGGCACGCAGCTGGTGCTGGGCAAACTCTCCGGTCGCCACGCCTTCAAAGTACACATGAAAGAGCTGGGCTATGATCTGGGCGAAGACGAACTGAACCGCGCCTTTGCGGCCTTCAAGGATCTGGCCGACAAGAAGATGGCGCTGGACGATCGCGATCTACAGGCCATCGTCAACGACAGTCTGCGCGAAGGCGACAGCCCGGCCTGGCAGCTGGATCAGGTGCAGGTCTCTGCCGGCGATCGCGCCATTCCTACAGCGACGTTGCGCATGTCCGATCCCGAGGGTCAGCTCAGAAGCGACGCATCGATTGGCACGGGACCGGTGGACGCGATTTATCGCGCCGTGAACCGCATCACCGGTTTGCAGCCCAAGTTGACGGAATTCAGCGTGCGCAGCGTCACCGAGGGCATTGACGCACAGGGCGAGGTGACTATCCGCATCGAACAGGAGGGCCGCAGCTTCACCGGTCATGCCAGCGATACGGATATCCTGGTGGCCAGCGCGCGCGCCTACATCAACGCACTGAATCGCATGCTTGCGCTGAAGATCGCCGGCGCCGCTGCAGCGCGCTGA
- a CDS encoding cytochrome c family protein encodes MSFDAQRHAARSGDKLLASSAGCRSCHQQVYDNWRQSRHRVAFSNPLYQEAHEREPSVWCLNCHAPFVRPGGEPQRIADRVQAEDGISCITCHVRDGRVLTAHSPQQQAQSPAHDYLIAADFGTEKLCASCHQFNFPTALSSRPGQNVVYSALPMQNVAAEWSEANPGGRLNCVHCHVSPNSPESHRFPGGHALSDLASALQVEAEAMTPDTIKLNVLMLGVGHSFPTGDLFRTLRIELRDARGLPFSELLLKKTYTHSAGPLGPETPARRLVSDTRLPPPQLGAYYAERSFLVAVRPVPDFITVELSMDYLEPSAHILTRLPLSDTRPLIKTLRLPVVNAAAARSEMALRP; translated from the coding sequence GTGTCCTTCGATGCGCAGCGGCACGCGGCGCGCTCGGGCGACAAGCTTTTGGCCAGCTCCGCCGGCTGCCGTTCCTGCCACCAGCAGGTCTACGATAACTGGCGCCAGAGTCGCCATCGCGTGGCCTTCAGTAACCCGCTCTACCAGGAAGCGCACGAGCGCGAACCCTCGGTATGGTGCTTGAATTGTCACGCGCCCTTTGTGCGTCCCGGCGGCGAGCCGCAGCGAATCGCCGATCGAGTGCAGGCCGAGGACGGTATTTCCTGCATCACCTGTCATGTACGCGATGGTCGCGTCTTGACGGCGCACAGCCCGCAACAGCAGGCGCAAAGTCCGGCGCATGACTATCTGATCGCCGCCGATTTTGGAACCGAAAAATTGTGCGCCAGCTGTCACCAGTTTAACTTTCCAACGGCGCTCAGTTCGCGACCGGGCCAGAACGTCGTCTACTCGGCATTGCCAATGCAAAACGTAGCCGCCGAATGGAGCGAAGCCAACCCCGGCGGGCGACTGAACTGTGTGCACTGCCATGTGAGTCCCAATAGCCCGGAGAGCCATCGCTTCCCTGGCGGCCACGCCCTGAGCGACCTGGCCTCCGCCCTGCAGGTCGAGGCCGAGGCCATGACGCCCGATACGATCAAGCTGAATGTGCTGATGCTGGGCGTCGGTCATTCCTTTCCAACCGGCGATCTGTTTCGGACGCTGCGCATCGAACTGCGCGACGCACGCGGACTGCCCTTCAGCGAGCTGCTTTTAAAAAAGACCTACACGCACAGCGCAGGCCCGCTGGGGCCGGAGACGCCAGCGCGTCGACTGGTTTCGGACACCCGTCTGCCGCCGCCGCAACTGGGCGCCTACTATGCCGAGCGCAGCTTTCTGGTAGCAGTGCGGCCTGTGCCTGATTTCATTACTGTAGAACTCTCTATGGATTATCTGGAGCCCAGCGCTCATATCCTGACGCGGTTGCCTTTGAGCGATACGCGGCCCCTGATCAAGACGCTGCGCCTGCCAGTGGTCAATGCCGCTGCGGCGCGCAGCGAAATGGCTCTGCGGCCCTGA
- a CDS encoding SH3 domain-containing protein, with product MKSTIQILFVSLLIAAAGGVAGACKKSEPIGLLFVVGDRAPVFSAPEVVRNPQQLLQRGQSAVVLAQRVEDDRAGDRRLWYRVRVGDREGYVAYDETLIRNNVMALINVSEAQVALVTGDSLRLRSGPTLRSGVAATLRRGDVVDVLMEGSLPQTIENRRSIWLKVRSKNGIEGFAFAGFLERAPAANAAELASFGGMQGFQITRGFVCITGVSPRYFGNPALGTPPDATLQTGCGLNQVSSLPAPGECAQVSAVAAHQNIKYYRIDEAIGNEYGCEGGRLAWVSQEDAEFTDNLTAYDQQHNGNPELSPQMQAVVAYLNGSGAQLIPSTAKLAALDVPEGQPVQLYNLSVDVQGEQYRGTQSFLVSCENQQCKTIGYFEGGRTFAYDGVLYLVTSYSERAEMSIAVRRYHNGEFQQIGELYSSEEPEIEAPLIHISGWDESSNQVSRISYRVEGDHLTRVAAEGGAQ from the coding sequence GTGAAGTCGACCATTCAAATTCTTTTTGTATCTTTGCTGATCGCGGCGGCTGGCGGCGTGGCCGGCGCCTGCAAGAAAAGCGAACCAATTGGCCTGCTTTTCGTCGTTGGCGATCGCGCTCCGGTTTTCTCTGCTCCGGAGGTAGTGCGCAACCCGCAGCAGCTTTTGCAGCGCGGTCAAAGCGCCGTGGTGCTTGCCCAGCGCGTCGAGGATGATCGCGCCGGCGATCGTCGTCTCTGGTATCGGGTGCGTGTGGGCGATCGCGAGGGATACGTTGCCTATGATGAAACCCTGATCCGGAACAATGTGATGGCCCTGATCAACGTAAGCGAAGCGCAGGTGGCGCTGGTTACAGGCGACAGCCTCCGTTTGCGCAGCGGGCCGACGTTGCGCTCCGGCGTGGCCGCTACGCTGCGTCGCGGCGATGTGGTCGATGTGCTGATGGAGGGTTCGCTGCCACAAACCATCGAGAACCGGCGCAGCATCTGGCTGAAGGTGCGCAGTAAGAACGGCATCGAAGGCTTTGCCTTTGCCGGATTTCTGGAACGAGCGCCGGCGGCAAATGCCGCCGAACTGGCCAGCTTTGGCGGCATGCAGGGCTTTCAGATCACACGCGGCTTTGTCTGTATTACCGGCGTCAGTCCGCGCTACTTTGGCAATCCAGCCCTGGGCACGCCGCCCGACGCTACGCTGCAGACTGGCTGCGGACTCAATCAGGTCAGTTCCCTGCCTGCGCCTGGGGAATGCGCGCAGGTCAGCGCGGTGGCCGCGCACCAGAATATTAAGTACTACAGAATAGATGAGGCGATAGGCAATGAGTATGGTTGCGAGGGCGGACGTCTGGCCTGGGTTTCACAGGAAGACGCTGAGTTCACCGACAACCTTACCGCTTATGACCAGCAGCATAACGGCAATCCGGAACTCTCGCCGCAAATGCAGGCTGTAGTCGCTTACCTGAATGGCAGCGGCGCTCAGCTAATTCCTTCCACGGCAAAACTGGCGGCGCTGGATGTTCCAGAGGGACAGCCGGTACAGCTCTACAACCTGAGCGTCGATGTCCAAGGCGAACAGTACCGCGGAACACAGTCCTTTCTGGTCAGCTGTGAGAATCAGCAGTGCAAAACCATTGGCTACTTTGAGGGCGGCAGGACCTTTGCCTATGACGGCGTGTTGTATCTGGTGACCAGCTACAGCGAGCGCGCCGAGATGAGCATCGCAGTTCGCCGCTACCACAACGGGGAATTCCAGCAGATCGGAGAGCTGTACAGTTCGGAGGAGCCGGAAATCGAGGCGCCCCTGATCCACATTAGCGGCTGGGACGAAAGCAGCAATCAGGTCAGTCGAATCAGCTACCGTGTCGAAGGCGACCATCTGACGCGAGTTGCCGCCGAAGGCGGCGCGCAATAG
- a CDS encoding Hsp20/alpha crystallin family protein, whose protein sequence is MKELFPWKREKGWPFDESFSSLQKEIGRVFDDFTRGLDVRGRSMLRHFDPKVNVSENDKCIRVTAELPGLDEKDVEVHVNDYSLSLRGEKKFEKEEKDEEHHVIERSYGSFRRVIPLPEGVEREKIKASFKKGVLTVEIPKSAKVQESARKIDVKSE, encoded by the coding sequence ATGAAAGAGCTTTTTCCCTGGAAGCGGGAGAAGGGTTGGCCCTTCGATGAATCGTTTTCATCCCTGCAGAAGGAGATCGGACGGGTTTTCGACGACTTCACGCGCGGCCTTGATGTACGCGGGCGCAGTATGCTGCGGCATTTCGATCCCAAGGTCAATGTCAGCGAAAACGACAAATGCATTCGCGTCACTGCCGAGCTGCCAGGTCTCGACGAAAAAGACGTTGAGGTGCACGTAAACGATTACTCGCTGAGCCTGCGCGGCGAGAAGAAGTTTGAGAAGGAAGAAAAGGATGAGGAGCATCATGTAATTGAACGCTCCTACGGCTCCTTTCGCCGGGTAATCCCCTTGCCGGAGGGCGTGGAGCGCGAAAAGATCAAAGCAAGCTTCAAGAAGGGCGTGCTGACAGTGGAAATTCCCAAGTCGGCCAAAGTTCAGGAATCGGCGCGCAAGATTGATGTGAAATCAGAGTAA
- a CDS encoding HAD-IB family phosphatase codes for MAASAKAERRPLALFDLDFTLLPHDTIFLFANYSLKKRGGRIVFLFLALLYSALHLLRLRSLLQLKSAFLSHLHGLHPTELQQLARDFVRDEVVMRLYPRAAQELQELKQSGYALVLNTASPDIYVESIAEALGFDYYYATAVELVDPLPRLPLVTGPNNKREQKLLAMAAQFPQIAQHAARSPSTPLAARAYSDSSADLPMLQLASEATLVNPSPGFAELGAKSGWTIWRLPTPYSSTAGKLWMFLRQMCGIY; via the coding sequence ATGGCCGCAAGTGCAAAAGCGGAGCGACGGCCGCTGGCCCTCTTTGATCTCGACTTCACCCTGCTGCCACACGATACGATCTTTCTGTTTGCCAACTATTCGTTGAAGAAGCGCGGCGGGCGTATCGTATTTTTGTTTCTGGCGCTGCTCTACAGCGCTCTACATCTGCTACGACTGCGCTCCCTGCTGCAACTGAAGAGCGCTTTTCTTTCACATCTGCATGGCCTGCATCCGACCGAGTTGCAACAACTGGCGCGCGACTTTGTTCGCGATGAGGTCGTGATGCGACTGTATCCGCGCGCCGCACAAGAACTGCAAGAGCTGAAACAATCTGGCTACGCCCTGGTCTTGAACACAGCAAGTCCGGATATCTACGTCGAGTCAATCGCCGAAGCGCTTGGCTTTGACTACTACTACGCCACGGCCGTCGAACTTGTTGATCCGCTGCCGCGACTGCCGCTGGTAACGGGCCCGAACAACAAGCGTGAGCAAAAGCTGTTGGCCATGGCCGCACAATTCCCGCAGATCGCACAACACGCTGCGCGGTCGCCTTCGACGCCGCTGGCGGCGCGCGCCTATTCGGACAGTTCAGCGGACCTGCCGATGCTGCAACTGGCCAGCGAAGCAACGCTGGTCAATCCCTCGCCTGGCTTCGCCGAGCTTGGCGCCAAATCAGGCTGGACAATCTGGCGGCTGCCAACGCCCTACTCCAGTACTGCAGGCAAGCTGTGGATGTTCTTGCGACAGATGTGCGGTATCTATTGA
- a CDS encoding GDP-mannose 4,6-dehydratase, with product MKGRALITGINGFVGYFLTVELLRQGYSVCGIDRRGRFDSSSRQALPGYDGAALASVAIDQDSLSDQQSAREILQRQQPQHIIHLAGNAFVPDSWKSPASAIRNNALSAATLLEAARDLGWQGRFLYVSSSDVYGTPSAEELPLREDSPIRLESPYALSKWSAEQLVSFYRAPGLQTLSARPFNHLGPGQRDEFAAPAFFRRIAAAAAAGESVIRTGELRAVRDFTDVRDVARAYVTLLEKGADGQVYNICSGRGVSIEQLLQSCLNAAGAMLRAETDTALLRPEAVNSRIGSAARLEALGWKPQLSLDQTLRDTWEFMRQESH from the coding sequence ATGAAAGGACGGGCGCTGATCACCGGCATCAATGGCTTCGTCGGTTACTTTCTGACTGTGGAACTCTTACGCCAGGGCTACAGCGTCTGTGGCATCGATCGGCGCGGACGCTTCGATAGCAGCTCGCGCCAGGCGCTGCCCGGTTACGATGGTGCGGCGCTGGCCAGCGTGGCCATTGATCAAGACAGTCTCAGCGATCAGCAATCGGCGCGCGAAATCCTGCAGCGCCAGCAGCCACAGCACATCATCCATCTGGCCGGCAACGCCTTTGTGCCCGATAGCTGGAAGAGCCCGGCCTCGGCCATTCGCAACAACGCGCTCTCGGCGGCGACCTTGTTGGAAGCGGCGCGCGATCTGGGCTGGCAGGGCAGATTCCTCTATGTAAGCAGCAGCGATGTCTATGGCACGCCCTCGGCCGAGGAGCTGCCGCTGCGCGAAGATTCGCCGATCCGTCTGGAAAGTCCTTACGCGCTCAGCAAATGGAGCGCCGAGCAACTGGTTTCCTTCTATCGCGCGCCTGGACTGCAGACGCTGTCGGCGCGACCCTTCAACCATCTGGGCCCGGGACAGCGCGATGAATTTGCGGCGCCGGCTTTTTTCCGTCGCATCGCGGCCGCTGCTGCGGCCGGTGAAAGCGTCATTCGCACCGGCGAGCTGCGTGCAGTGCGCGATTTTACCGATGTGCGCGACGTTGCTCGCGCCTACGTAACGCTGCTGGAAAAAGGCGCCGACGGCCAGGTCTACAACATCTGCTCCGGAAGAGGCGTGAGCATCGAACAACTCCTGCAATCCTGTCTGAACGCCGCCGGAGCGATGCTGCGCGCCGAAACCGATACGGCATTGTTGCGGCCGGAAGCCGTAAACTCGCGCATTGGATCAGCGGCGCGCCTGGAAGCCCTGGGCTGGAAGCCGCAATTGAGTCTGGATCAAACGCTGCGCGATACCTGGGAATTCATGCGTCAGGAGTCGCATTGA
- a CDS encoding TIGR01777 family oxidoreductase — protein sequence MAVTKKQRAILIAGGSGLIGRALWPLLQQNGLHPRLLSRQPQNTDEERYYWDPERGFLNPDALNQVDAIVNLAGAGIADRKWSPRRKQEILESRVQSHELILQKLEESRDLPRTLVAASAIGYYGNGGETLLTEESPAGKGFVAEVCQRWEKAALRFEQLGIRTVILRIGVVLDAGGGALKKMMQPIRYFVGAPLGSGSQQISWVHSADVAAMILRALQDESWRGVYNCTAPMSCSNRELTSALAARLGRPLLLPSIPEGALRLALGEMSSLLLDSARVSPQRALDAGFNFRYPELDGALQSILGGRQ from the coding sequence ATGGCCGTAACCAAGAAGCAGCGAGCAATCCTGATCGCCGGCGGAAGCGGTTTGATTGGCCGCGCCCTGTGGCCGCTGCTGCAGCAAAATGGACTCCATCCGCGGCTGCTCAGCCGCCAGCCTCAAAATACGGACGAGGAACGTTACTACTGGGACCCGGAGCGCGGCTTTCTAAACCCGGATGCGCTGAATCAGGTCGATGCCATCGTAAATCTGGCAGGCGCGGGCATTGCGGATCGCAAGTGGTCGCCGCGACGCAAACAGGAGATTCTGGAAAGCCGCGTGCAAAGCCATGAGCTCATTCTACAAAAGCTCGAAGAGTCCCGTGATTTGCCGCGCACGCTGGTGGCTGCTTCGGCTATCGGCTACTACGGCAACGGCGGCGAAACGCTGCTCACCGAAGAGAGTCCGGCGGGCAAGGGCTTTGTGGCAGAGGTCTGCCAGCGCTGGGAAAAGGCTGCGCTTCGCTTTGAGCAATTGGGCATTCGTACGGTGATTCTAAGAATCGGCGTCGTACTCGACGCTGGCGGCGGCGCCTTAAAGAAGATGATGCAACCGATTCGCTACTTTGTCGGCGCGCCGCTTGGTTCGGGAAGCCAGCAGATCAGCTGGGTACACAGCGCAGATGTCGCGGCGATGATCCTTCGCGCCTTGCAGGACGAAAGCTGGCGCGGCGTCTACAACTGTACTGCGCCGATGAGCTGCAGCAACCGCGAACTGACCAGCGCTCTTGCAGCGCGATTGGGCCGTCCCCTGTTGCTGCCGTCGATTCCAGAGGGCGCATTGCGCCTGGCATTGGGCGAGATGTCTTCGCTGCTTCTGGACAGTGCGCGCGTCTCTCCGCAACGCGCCCTGGACGCCGGTTTCAACTTTCGTTATCCGGAACTGGACGGGGCGCTGCAATCGATCCTTGGCGGCCGCCAATGA
- a CDS encoding MarR family transcriptional regulator has protein sequence MAAKFKGSARDRVVLDSYVKLIRASGSVERDMARAVASAGLTHGQFAVLEALYHVGPMSQTDLGQKLLSTDGNITHIVTNLEKRSLVKRIRNTRDRRFLTVELSARGKSLVARLFPAYVKRLRQRLEHLSEGELKSLSKLLKKLGLGGLRLAA, from the coding sequence ATGGCTGCAAAATTCAAAGGAAGCGCGCGCGATCGAGTTGTTCTGGATAGTTATGTAAAGCTGATTCGCGCCAGTGGATCGGTGGAGCGCGACATGGCGCGGGCAGTTGCCTCCGCCGGCTTGACCCACGGGCAGTTTGCCGTGCTGGAAGCGCTCTACCACGTCGGGCCAATGAGCCAGACCGACCTGGGACAGAAGCTGCTCAGCACCGATGGCAATATCACGCATATCGTTACCAATCTGGAAAAGCGGTCCCTGGTGAAGCGTATTCGCAATACGCGCGATCGGCGTTTCCTGACCGTCGAGCTCAGTGCGCGCGGTAAGAGCCTGGTGGCGCGACTTTTCCCGGCCTATGTGAAGCGCTTACGCCAGCGGCTGGAGCACCTGAGCGAGGGCGAATTGAAAAGCCTGTCCAAACTGTTGAAGAAGCTTGGCCTGGGCGGTTTGCGGCTCGCAGCTTGA
- a CDS encoding class I SAM-dependent methyltransferase, translating into MSRACVLCLGLLIAGSFFSCGAPEWIQPFHERREWGPRRPDVIYVPTPQTVIEQMLRMAALKPDDLLYDLGCGDGRIVVTAARQYGVQGRGYDIDPIRVQEAQENARRFDVEQRVQFEVADIFALDFSQATVVTLYLLPSLNKRLMPQLARLRPGSRIVSHDFPMGAAIPDDSIRLYDPETDREHYVFLWRVPWRTDPAGRPQGPQTATPGGR; encoded by the coding sequence ATGTCCCGAGCCTGTGTATTGTGCCTTGGCTTGCTGATCGCTGGCAGTTTTTTCAGTTGTGGCGCGCCTGAATGGATTCAGCCCTTTCATGAAAGACGGGAGTGGGGTCCGCGTCGACCCGACGTCATCTATGTTCCCACCCCGCAAACTGTAATTGAACAGATGCTACGCATGGCGGCGCTGAAGCCTGATGATCTGCTTTACGATCTGGGTTGCGGCGACGGCCGCATCGTAGTTACAGCCGCCCGCCAGTATGGCGTACAGGGACGCGGCTACGACATTGATCCAATTCGCGTGCAAGAGGCGCAGGAGAATGCACGACGTTTTGATGTGGAGCAGCGCGTCCAGTTTGAAGTGGCCGATATCTTTGCTCTGGACTTCAGCCAGGCGACTGTGGTTACGCTATACCTCTTGCCATCGCTGAACAAGCGTCTGATGCCGCAACTGGCGCGATTGCGGCCTGGCAGCCGTATCGTATCCCATGATTTTCCAATGGGCGCCGCTATTCCCGATGACAGCATTCGACTCTACGATCCGGAAACGGATCGCGAGCACTATGTCTTCTTGTGGCGCGTGCCGTGGCGGACCGATCCAGCCGGCCGACCGCAGGGACCACAGACGGCGACGCCCGGCGGTCGCTAG
- a CDS encoding SDR family NAD(P)-dependent oxidoreductase, whose amino-acid sequence MAADHFKDRHILITGGSSGIGLQCALQLQRRGAVCHVLARNGSRLQRTLRQLQQIERELSLAPRSRIYRADVRSYDDMKRCVRAILKENGRLDGLIHCAGFAGPRRFLDMPVREFRRQIDVNLLGSAYAVRAAASAMADFGAGWILVVSSLAGLTAIYGYSAYSAAKFGVVGMMHSLRQELAPLGIQLGLVCPPDVDTPGLQQENRSKPAETMAISAGIQPLSAERVAADMLRSIEKGRWMTLPGAMTRLAWLAERFVPGLLHRHYRRQATLVHRRQA is encoded by the coding sequence GTGGCCGCGGATCATTTCAAAGATCGACACATCCTGATCACTGGCGGCAGCAGCGGCATCGGGCTGCAATGCGCCCTGCAGTTGCAGCGGCGCGGCGCCGTCTGTCACGTTCTGGCGCGCAATGGTTCGCGCTTGCAGCGGACGCTCCGACAGTTGCAGCAGATTGAAAGGGAACTCTCACTTGCGCCGCGCTCGCGTATCTACCGCGCGGACGTACGCTCTTACGACGACATGAAGCGCTGCGTGCGCGCCATCCTCAAGGAAAACGGACGACTCGACGGGCTGATTCATTGTGCAGGCTTTGCCGGTCCGCGACGCTTTCTGGACATGCCTGTACGTGAGTTTCGTCGTCAGATCGATGTCAATCTGCTGGGCAGCGCCTACGCGGTGCGCGCCGCGGCATCGGCTATGGCCGATTTCGGCGCCGGCTGGATTCTGGTCGTCTCCTCGCTGGCCGGGCTGACGGCGATCTATGGCTACAGCGCTTACAGTGCGGCAAAATTTGGCGTGGTGGGCATGATGCATTCTCTGCGTCAGGAGCTGGCGCCGCTTGGCATCCAGCTGGGACTGGTCTGTCCGCCGGATGTGGACACGCCGGGACTGCAGCAAGAAAACCGCAGCAAGCCCGCTGAAACTATGGCCATCTCCGCAGGAATCCAGCCGCTGAGCGCCGAGCGTGTCGCCGCCGACATGTTGCGGTCCATCGAAAAGGGACGCTGGATGACCCTGCCCGGCGCGATGACTCGATTGGCGTGGCTTGCCGAACGCTTTGTGCCGGGTCTGCTGCATCGCCACTACCGCCGACAGGCGACGCTGGTTCATCGCCGCCAGGCCTGA
- a CDS encoding class I SAM-dependent methyltransferase, protein MTPPAAVLTEPEQRVENPAHGARFVVLPLSAPPAAARECSCDQCGRQEFRHVLSKASARGEMFHVLRCQFCNLVQVNPRPPADHLGDYYGESYFERRTDRGYDNYFSESVRASIHATTERNLHELGFFEYEAELKSEAWLLQAIGELEAACQVAPRALDIGCAAGYFVDYLRARGWRAEGVEISAAAAAFGREQLGLTIHVDDFMKSAALQSGGYDLLTLWASIEHLAQPRAAMLRAAELLKPGGRMLLSTCRYGLLARALGKRWRFLNVPEHLFYFSRKGFRDLAQSCGFDVLSELSYGSGMTARKGAGTIYRTAKKIADGGVKLLNQGDMMAFHLIKA, encoded by the coding sequence ATGACGCCGCCGGCCGCCGTATTGACAGAACCAGAGCAACGGGTCGAGAATCCAGCGCATGGCGCTCGCTTTGTAGTTCTGCCGCTCAGCGCGCCGCCCGCTGCGGCGCGCGAATGTTCCTGCGATCAGTGCGGCCGCCAGGAATTCCGTCATGTGTTGAGCAAGGCCTCGGCGCGCGGCGAAATGTTCCATGTGCTGCGCTGCCAATTTTGCAACCTGGTGCAGGTCAATCCGCGACCGCCTGCAGATCATCTGGGCGACTACTATGGAGAATCCTATTTTGAGCGGCGTACCGACCGCGGTTACGACAACTATTTCTCCGAAAGCGTCCGCGCCAGCATCCACGCCACTACCGAACGCAATCTCCATGAACTTGGCTTCTTTGAATATGAAGCCGAACTGAAAAGCGAAGCGTGGCTGCTGCAGGCCATCGGCGAGCTGGAAGCCGCCTGTCAAGTTGCGCCGCGCGCCCTGGACATTGGCTGCGCCGCGGGCTACTTTGTCGACTATCTGCGCGCCCGCGGCTGGCGGGCCGAAGGCGTAGAAATCAGTGCGGCGGCGGCGGCCTTTGGTCGCGAACAGCTGGGCTTGACCATTCACGTGGACGACTTCATGAAAAGTGCGGCGCTGCAAAGCGGCGGCTATGATCTGCTTACGCTGTGGGCCTCCATCGAGCACCTGGCGCAACCGCGCGCCGCCATGTTGCGCGCGGCGGAGCTGTTGAAGCCTGGCGGGCGGATGCTGCTGAGCACCTGCCGCTATGGACTTCTGGCGCGCGCCCTGGGCAAACGCTGGCGTTTCCTCAATGTCCCCGAGCATCTCTTCTATTTCAGTCGTAAGGGTTTTCGCGATCTGGCGCAGAGCTGCGGCTTTGACGTACTCTCGGAGCTGAGCTACGGTTCTGGTATGACTGCGCGCAAGGGTGCCGGAACTATCTACCGAACGGCAAAGAAGATTGCCGATGGCGGCGTAAAGCTGCTGAATCAAGGCGACATGATGGCCTTTCACCTGATCAAGGCCTGA